A window of Paraburkholderia megapolitana genomic DNA:
GTGGATCCTGGAAAAGCTCACCGCAGGACCGTTATATCTCCTGGAAAGACTCACCGGTCGCGCCGCAATCCATGCTCTATCCGCCGTCCTTCTGCTGCCGCCGATAGCGCCCCGGCGTAATCCCGGCGTTCTGCTGGAACGCCTTGCCGAACGCCGCTTCCGATTGATAGCCGACCGCCATGCCGATATCGGCGGCGCTACGCTGCGTGCGCAGCAACAGGTCGCTTGCGATCGCCATGCGCAGATGCGTGAGGAAATCCATCACGGTGACACCGGCCCGCTCGTTGAAATGCCGCGCGTAAGTGGCACGCGACATCGCGGCCACTTCGCCGAGCGTAGCGATCGTCCACGCGCGTTCGGGCTCGTTCATCATCGCCTCGACCGAGGCACGCAGGCGCGCATCGGATAGCAGCGCGAGTACGCCCGGCGTTACCACCGGGTTCGCCGGGTTCGCCGTGTCGGTAGCGCCGCTGTGCGCACGCAAGGCAAGCGCAAGCAACGCGTGACTGAGCGCCGTGACGATCGCAAGCGCGCCCGGCTCGCGCCGTTCGGCTTCGCCACGCATCATCGCGATCAATGTCTGCAGCGCGCCTTGCGCATGCGCCCCCGGCAACGACACATGCAGCGGATCGGGCAGCGAGCCCAGCAATAGCGCGGCTGGCCCGTGCGTATAAACGAAACGGCCGCACAGCAGGTCGAGCTCCGCGGTGCCTTCACACGTGCCGTTATGCCTGAGCGGCAGCACACCGTCGTGCGAGAGCGTGAACGGCGCTGCGTCGCGCAACGGCGCAGCCGACCGGTCGCGCAATCGATGCGCACCGCCACGCGCAAACAGCAGGAAATCGCCGCGCCGCAGACGTAGCGGCGCCCGGCTCTGCACCGTTTCGACAACACACTCGCCGTCGAGCACCAGATGAAACGGCGCGATACCCGCCGCCTCGGGCTCATGCTCGACTGCGAACGGCCCGGCGAACAGACAGCGCAGATCGAGGCTGGCTTGCGGACGCGCCAGGTCGATCAGGCGGCTCAGTGTATCCATGAGACGATCCCGCTAAAAGTCGAGTCGAACGAGTATTCAGGAGATCGCTGTGACGCGCAATACTGCTGTCAACGCGTGGGCATCGGGCTCACGTGCTCTCGACAAGGAGCGACATCATGCTGGACTGGATCGACTACCGCAAAGAACTGATGGGCCGTATCGGCGAAATCGCGAAGCTCTCGCCGGAGACGGTGAAGGCGTATCAGATGTTGTCGTCGGCGGGACAGAAAACCGGTCAGTTCGACGCCAAAACGCGCGAACTGATTGCGCTCGCGGTTGCCGTGACGCTGCGCTGCGATGGCTGTATCACCGTGCATACCGACGCAGCGCTGAAACACGGCGCCACCCGCGAAGAAATCGCCGAGGCGCTGGGCGTGGCGATTTCGGTCAATGCGGGTGCGGCACTTGTGTATTCGGCTCGTACGATGGACGCGGTGGCGGCGTATACGGGCGCCTGATTACGCGCGGCAGGCGGAACAGCGCGTTGAATCGCGCGCTGCCCGCCGTGTCGTCGTGTTGTTTAAGCGTCTTGCGCCGCGATCCCTGAAACAAATCAGAGCGACTGCAGGAACGCCAGCAACGCCTGACGATCGTTCGTAGAGAGCGCCAGAAAGCGTTCTCGCGAGCGCGCGGCTTCGCCGTCATGCCACATCACAGCCTCCGTTAGCGTGCGGGCACGTCCGTCGTGCAGATAACCGACCGTGCCCGCGCTGCCCATCACCCGCTCCGTGTAACCGATGCCCCAAAGCGGCGGGGTGCGCCACATGTTCCCGCTCGCGAGACCCTCGGCGTAGTTGTCGGCGAGACCCGGACCCATGTCGTGCAGCAGCAGATCGGTGTAGGGCTTGATCGTCTGGTCGCGCAATTCCTGGAACTCGTCGCCCGCGCCCGTCTTCATCTGCGCGACGTGACAACTGGCGCAGCGCAACGTCTGGAAAACAGCGGCACCGGCCGCGACCTTGACCGGATCGACGTCGAGATACGGCAACGGCGATACGCCCTTCGGAAAGCCGCTCTTGATGCTGCGCTGCGCCGGCACCGCGACGAGCGCGAGGTAACGCGAGATCGACAGCAGGTCCGCGTCGACGAGGCCTTTGTCGGCCGGCGCGGATTTGCATGTAGCAGGTCCAGTCAGACAGACGCGGCTCGGATAGACCGTCGTGGTAACCGACATGTCCTCGAGCAGCGCTGAAGCAGCTTGATGACGCAGGCTGAACTTGCCCGCCTTCCAGCCGAAACGGCCGAGGCGCACGACACCGCTATCCGGATCGAACACGAAGTTCGCCTGGCCTTTCACGCCGTCCTCGTCGGGTGTGGTTCGCACGCGCGCCAGTATGTCGGCTTCGGGAATGGCTTCGAGCAAACCCATGCCGATAATCGGTTGGGCCGCGCGCAGCGAAACGACTTGCGGTACCGGGCCGTCGAAAGACAACCTGGGCTTGCGCAGTTCGACCGGCGTCCCGTCGGCCAGATACACAGTGTGCGTATCGAAGCCCGCGACACGTACGCTGTGACCGAGGTCCACCGGCTTGCCGTTGGCACCGTTGCCGTTCATCTGCACCGTCACGCCGTAGTACGGATCGGGTAACTGCTGCCCCTGGGCATCGATCATCGCGGCACGGACGGCCATCTGGTCCAGACGCTGGTTCAGCAGCGCCGGCGCCGGACTACGCCCGTTGTTGACGTGACAGGAAAAGCACGAGGACTGGTTGAAACTCGGCCCCTGCAGACCTACGACCGCGGTATCGCGATCGTTGCCCGGTTCGTTGTGTTCGCCGCTCGTCATGTTGCTATGGAGCAGCCGTCGTCCTTCGACAAAGCGCTGCATGTCCTGCATACCGATATCGTTTTGCTGCTGCTGGAAGATAAACGCGCTGCCGTCGCTGTAGTCGTACGACACCGAGCCGGTGCCGCCCTGCAATGTCTCGTCCGGCAGGGGTGCATTGTTCAGCCGCGGCTGCACGCCATACCATGGGCGCAGGCCCGTTCCGACCACGTAGGTTAGTTCGGTGGTGTAGTAGTGATAGGCCCCGTCGTCGCCCACGGCGAGCATCGCTTCCGGTGTTGAAAAGAAGGCCTGCGTGACTTCGACGGTATCGCCGATTTTCAGCGGGCGCCCCGGGACATTCCGGCCGGCGACAGGCACGCCGGTCACGCCGTTCGTCACCGCATAGTCGTAGAACTGCGTAGCGCCAGCAACGCTCTTGCTGGGCGCAAGCACGCCGTTGGCGTCGTAGCTGAGCGCGTCGTGGCCAGGAAAGCCATCCACTGTTGCGCTGCAACCATCGTTGAGCACGGTGTCGGGGTGGAGTAGCGCCCCATTGGGCGGTTTCGGTACGACCGGGCAGTTAGCGGCGTCGACGCCATACAGCGATTGATCTTTTAGCTTCCCTGGCGACATCCAGCCGAAACCCGTGACGTTGGCGCTGTCGAAGCGATGGAAGAATGACCGGCCGCCCGCCCGCTGCGCTTCCTGGAAGTAGTTGTTGATGCGCAAGGTCGGACGGAGCACGCCGGCAACGTGGCTGTTGTCGATGATCTCGACGCCCCACGTGCGGTTCTTGAAGTAGTTCTTCACGAAGTCCAGATAGTGGCCTGGTCCCTTGTCTACGGGATTGCCTTTGGCATCGACCGTATCGTTCGGTCCATAGCCGATTTCGTTCCACGTCTCGCCGCGCTCGCGCGCGTGGCGGTTGCGGCCGACCAGACCGAAGCGGGTCACGAGCGTACCGTCCGGCAACGTGAACTGGGTCGATTCGATCGGCTCTTGCGAGGCGGGCCACAACGGCACGAGACCTGCGCCGTCACGTGGGAACGGCAACGGCGAGGTTGTGAGCAGGGGGAGTGGTGTCGCTGATCCCGTCGATGGCGACACGACCGGCGTCTGGACGAATGCCGCAGGTTTTTCTGCAGACGGATCGGATACCGGATCGGCATTTTCCGGCTGCTCATGGGCAGATGCGGACACAACTGACCGCGCACTTTCGCTGCTGGAACCGGCACTGTCAGAACTGGATTCGCCGCCGCACGCAGTCAGCAACGCAGCGCCCGCGAGCAGCGTTAAGGCACTAGCGGTTAGACGGAATGGCGGTAGACGGTCGAGAAAATTTCGCTTCAAGATGCGCTCCTTGGATTCGTTAATATTGAGCATCCAGATATTGGGATTTTTATTTAATGAGGCGAATCAATTTTTTAGTAAAGGGCGATCGTGGCGCTTGATGATTAACGGCCACTTCCTGTGTAATAGGAAATACTCGACCGATTCTCCAGGTTTTGTCGGATATCGCCATGCCCGCTGGATAAATCGATTGGTTTTTATATGCTGATCGATCTCGGAAAGGCTTATGCTGATTTTTGATGGTCTTTTACAATGTCTCTAAGCGGCACCGTATTTTAGAAGCGTCGCTATTGTGCGATTACGCATATTTATGCGCTCACGTTCCTCACAAACGAATGTGAAGTGCGTGTTAGTGGCTGAACTGGGGCAACACTGAAAGCACAATCGTGCTTTGACAAGCTCACGCGATTAACGCGTGAGCTTGTCCCGACATGACGGTTGCGAATCCAGGAATTCGCACCGTCTCACGTCCTTGCGAAAGCCAGGCGTTCTGTCGCGTCAATCCGGATGTCGTGCCTTTGCGAGCTGTTCACGCCGCGCGTCGCCCTGGCGCGCGAGCATCCAGCCAGGATACTCGGCGGGTAGCGTGCTGACTGCATCGAGTTTCGCGAGGTCGTCGGCGCTCAGTTCGACCTGGGTTGCCGCGATGTTGTCGTCGAGCTGCTCGACTTTCTTCGCCCCGACAATCACCGTCGTCACCACGCGCTGATGCAGCAGCCACGCAAGCGCGATCTGTGCGACCGACACCTGCTTCGCATCGGCGATGACACGCATCGCGTCGATACAGTCGTAGGCGCGTTCGCGCTGGACCGGCGGAAAATCGAACGTCGTGCGGCGGCTACCCGCCTCGCCCTGCTGCTCGCGACCGTACTTGCCGCTCAACAAGCCGCCTGCCAGCGGACTCCACACCATCAAGCCAAGACCTTCGCTACGCAACATCGGCACCAGTTCGCGTTCGAGATCGCGACCTGCGAGCGTGTAATACGCCTGCAACGTTTCGAAGCGCGCAAGACCGTGTCGTTCCGCCACCCCGAGCGCCTTCACGATCTGCCACGCGGCCCAGTTCGACACGCCGACGTAGCGCACGTGGCCTTGCTGCACGAGTGTGTCGAGTGCGCGTACCGTTTCTTCGATCGGTGTCGCGGGATCGAAGCCGTGGATCTGGTACAGATCCACATGATCGAGTTGCAGGCGCTTCAAACTCGCCTTCACGCCGTCGATGATGTGATAGCGCGACGCTCCGCGCGTATTCGGAGCATCTCCCGTCGGGCCGAACACCTTGGTCGCGACCACCACGCGATCGCGCGGCACCTTCAGGTTCTTCAGGGCCTGCCCGGTAATCTGCTCGGATAGACCTTGCGCGTAGACGTCGGCGGTATCGATGAAATTGATGCCCGCATCGAGCGACCGACCGACGAGCTGTTCCGCCTCGTCCTGCTGCAACTTGCCAATGTGCTGATAGATGCCCTCGCCACCGCCGAACGTCATGGTGCCGAGGCACAGTTCCGAAACGAATACGCCTGTACGGCCAAGCTGGTTGTATCGCATTGCCAGAGCCCCTTTCGTCGAAGAGTCGAAGAGTCGAAGAAAACCGGGGTTCAGCATAGCGCAGCGATGAGAATCCTTCCGCGAACCGGGCAAGCCGACAGTCCGACAATCCGCCAGCCCGTGCTCGTCAGTGCAACCCGATCAACGGCCGGCGAAGATGTCGCGGTAGCTGCCGTACATCGTCAACACAACCAGCGCGGCAACCAGCGGCGTCACGACCACGCCACGCACGAGCGGCGGCACGACGGGCGCGAGCAGGACTTCGGCCGCAATCGCGAGCAGGTAGACCGCTGCGACGCGCCAGTTGCGCAGCACGGCATGCAGGCTTTCGGTCATCGCGTTCCAGGGCGACAGGTTGCGCAACACGACGAGGGCCGGTGCAAACCAGACCACTGCGGCAGCGATGACGAGCGTCGGCACGGTCACGAGCAACTCGAGCATGTTCGCTGCACCGTAATTCGCACCGTAGGCAATCGACAGGTTGTGCACGCCGTTCGCCGCTACCGAAGTCGCGACCGTCGTGTGGAATGCGGCCACCGAGATCAGATGTCCGAGACCGACCACGACCATGCCGCACAGCCCGATCGTGAAGAGCGCGCTGCGATGCCCGTTGACCGCTGTGAGCGTTTCGCCGATCGACCAGGGGCGTGCATTGTGCGAACGCTCCTGCATCAACACCAGTGCCGCAACGATTACCGGCACGACGAGCGCTGCGAGCAGGCGCAGCGGCGGTACGAGTTCGAGCAGTGTCGCGAGATCGGCGCAACCGAGGATCGCCGCGACCCACAGCAACGGCCGTGCGCGAACGAGGCCGAATCCTTCTGCGAGCCAGTCGACGATGCGCGACGGATGGACACCGCGGCTGCCGGAGAAGGCGAACCCGGCGGAACGTTGGGGACGTACTGCGTTGACCGTGCTGCTTGTGGAATGCGTGTTCATGACCGTTTCCTTTTTCATCGCAAGGGGGATACAGACATCGTTGAGTGATGCGCGGCTCGCTTAGGTGGATTGCCCTTCGTCGAGTCGCGCCGTAATGAGGTCGAGCTGACGGCGTACGTAGCGGACCAGACCCCGCCACGTGATGCGCGTCAACCACATGCACAGCCATAGTCCGACGACACCGGCAACCAGCATCGCGAACCCGTAAACCATCGCGCCGATGCCGGAGCCGTGCGGGCCGACGATGATGACGTTGTCGTCGTCGCTCTTGATCGCGACGCGATCGTTGTCGATCACGACCGAATCCGAACCGCTCTTCAGGGACAGGTGCGCTTTTCCGTCGGACCCGCCCTCTACGAAGGACACATGGTCGTCGCCATCCGAAAGGCTCCACGCGAATGACTTCGGATCGCTCCCGACGCGTGCAACCGACACGCGCTCGTCATCCTCGTCGTTCTTCATATTGAGGGCGATGACGTCTGCGCGTGCGATCGACCACGCCCCGTTCGGCTCTACGGTGAACAGGCTACTGGCACCGCCGACCGAGTTGACCTTGAGCTTGCCGTCGTCGTTTTTCAGTTCGAGCGGACCCACGCGCGTGACCACCGAAATTCGTGCACCCGAGTGGACCTGCAACACGAAGCGGTCACCGACGACCTTGAAATCCTTGAGATTGCTTATAAAAAGATGAGCATCGGTTTTCGAGTCATTGGAGTTATCGGCATCGTCGTCATCCTCGTCGTCGCTGTCCTTGCTGTCCTTGCCCTTCGCCTGCTGAGCGGCGTTCTTTTCGACGCTCACGCTGCCCGCCGGCTGGCTCGCATGCGAGCTGCCACTACTGAAGCTGAACGGGAGCGAATCGAACGACGGCCAGCCGAACAGATGATGGCTACCGAGCGCCACCACCGTCACCAGCCCCGCCACCATCAACCCGGCCGATGCCACGTAGCCGATCGTCAGGATGAACAGATACAACATGAACGGGATGAGCAGCAGCAGTTGCAGCAGCCCGAGACCGGCAATCGACATCACCACGCGGACCAGGTTGCCGAACGAACGGCGCGTTTCCCATTGCCGGAACGTGGCCTGCGCCTTCAGTTCGCGAGCGAGCTTGACCGGGTCGCCGAGCGCGGCGACGACTTCGGCTTCGCTGCGGCCCGCGGCGAGCGCGTCGCTGAAGTACTCGCGGTAGTCGGCGATGATTTCGTCGACGGCCTGCTTCGGAAAATTCCCCAGTTCGTGCCGTAGCTTCTGGATGAATTCGTCCTGCGTCATTGCGTTTCCCCTGTTCCCGTTGGCACACCCGGCAATCCGAGTACACCGTTGACTTCATCGACAAAACTGCGCCACTCCTCTTCCATCTCGGTCAGGCTCTTGCGTCCCACCGACGTCAGCGAGTAGTACTTGCGCGGCGGCCCCGAGCTGGATTCGACGAAATACGTCGATACCCACGCTTCGGCCTGCAGCCGGCGCATCAGCGGGTAGATCGTGCCTTCGCTGATTTCCATGGTTTCGGAGAGCGTCGACACGAGCTCGTACGCGTAGCTGTCACCACGGGCGAGGACGGCAAGCACGCACATGTCGAGCGTTCCTTTCTTGAGCTGGGTTTTCATTCATTTCCATTACACTAATGTGCACCGCCCAGTACCTTGCTATGCACAATGACCGAATGCAGTAAGGCCCGCGGCGTCATGTTCGTACTGTAGCAACAGCTACTGTTTTATGCAAGGTACCTTTTTATGCACGCACGGGTAGTAGGACAAAGCAAGGGACAAAGCGGGGAACGAAACGGCAATCCCGGAGCGGACCGACGCCCACCGCATCGGCCACCCGCCAGCGCGCACAGGCCGCGGGCCATGGTCCTGGCGTAACGCCCTGCCGGTGCCATGCGGCTCCTGACGGACGGCGCCTCGTAGCCTTAGCCCTGCCGCACCGCTTCGCCTGCCCGACAACTACGATTCCTCGCCCTGCGCGGGCCGATGCGCGTCAATACAATCATCAGACTGCGTCCCCGCTATCCGGCTGTGGGGCGGCCTTTTCCCGAACAGGCGAAACTGCGATTCCACTTGATCCCGCCGTGCATGCGCTGCCTCTGTCTTTCCTGCGAGCCGACGTCGACAACCCGATGGATCAGGTGAAGCCCGACGAAACCGCGACCGGGGCCACGGCTCGCGACGCGGCAGCTACTCGTGCCCCTGCATCGCCAGTTGCACCTGCGCCGGCCGCGCTCGATACCTCACCCGACCTGGCGCGGCTGTCCCCGGCCGCTGCACGCGGCCTCACGCATGCGTACGCCTCACGCAACCCGGTACCGCTGACGCTCGGAACCGTGGCGTACCAGGTGGTGTGGCGCGTCGATGCCGAGCCTGTCGTCGATGCCCATGCTTACCGTTTCGTCATCGGTCCCGCGTATGGCACGCTGTGGATCGATCCGTCGGCGGAGGTGGAATGGCTCGGCGATGCCGCCGACCCCACGGTGCCTGCGATCCTGCGCGCTGCGCTGCTCGCCGATCTGTGCACACCGCTCACTGCGACGCTGCAAACGCTGACGCGGCAACGCGTCGAACTTCTGCCGCCGGCCGCTACCGGCGCCGACACCCGTGCCGCGTGGCGCGCCGCGGCCGCGGTGCTGTACTTCGAACTGCGCCGCGTGGACAGCCCGTGGCGCTGCCACGGCGCGCTGCAATTCGATGCGCCCGATGCGCTTGGCGTGTTTTTCGCGGCCCCGCCGCCGCATCCGCAAGACCCGGACGCACGCCGCGTAACCGCGGCCACGTTCGCCGCGCTGCCGATCCCGCTCGCGTTCGAACTCGGTCGTACCAGCCTGACTGCGCACGAGGTGGCTGACGTGGTCGCCG
This region includes:
- a CDS encoding cupin domain-containing protein, which codes for MDTLSRLIDLARPQASLDLRCLFAGPFAVEHEPEAAGIAPFHLVLDGECVVETVQSRAPLRLRRGDFLLFARGGAHRLRDRSAAPLRDAAPFTLSHDGVLPLRHNGTCEGTAELDLLCGRFVYTHGPAALLLGSLPDPLHVSLPGAHAQGALQTLIAMMRGEAERREPGALAIVTALSHALLALALRAHSGATDTANPANPVVTPGVLALLSDARLRASVEAMMNEPERAWTIATLGEVAAMSRATYARHFNERAGVTVMDFLTHLRMAIASDLLLRTQRSAADIGMAVGYQSEAAFGKAFQQNAGITPGRYRRQQKDGG
- a CDS encoding carboxymuconolactone decarboxylase family protein, whose product is MLDWIDYRKELMGRIGEIAKLSPETVKAYQMLSSAGQKTGQFDAKTRELIALAVAVTLRCDGCITVHTDAALKHGATREEIAEALGVAISVNAGAALVYSARTMDAVAAYTGA
- a CDS encoding di-heme oxidoreductase family protein; the protein is MKRNFLDRLPPFRLTASALTLLAGAALLTACGGESSSDSAGSSSESARSVVSASAHEQPENADPVSDPSAEKPAAFVQTPVVSPSTGSATPLPLLTTSPLPFPRDGAGLVPLWPASQEPIESTQFTLPDGTLVTRFGLVGRNRHARERGETWNEIGYGPNDTVDAKGNPVDKGPGHYLDFVKNYFKNRTWGVEIIDNSHVAGVLRPTLRINNYFQEAQRAGGRSFFHRFDSANVTGFGWMSPGKLKDQSLYGVDAANCPVVPKPPNGALLHPDTVLNDGCSATVDGFPGHDALSYDANGVLAPSKSVAGATQFYDYAVTNGVTGVPVAGRNVPGRPLKIGDTVEVTQAFFSTPEAMLAVGDDGAYHYYTTELTYVVGTGLRPWYGVQPRLNNAPLPDETLQGGTGSVSYDYSDGSAFIFQQQQNDIGMQDMQRFVEGRRLLHSNMTSGEHNEPGNDRDTAVVGLQGPSFNQSSCFSCHVNNGRSPAPALLNQRLDQMAVRAAMIDAQGQQLPDPYYGVTVQMNGNGANGKPVDLGHSVRVAGFDTHTVYLADGTPVELRKPRLSFDGPVPQVVSLRAAQPIIGMGLLEAIPEADILARVRTTPDEDGVKGQANFVFDPDSGVVRLGRFGWKAGKFSLRHQAASALLEDMSVTTTVYPSRVCLTGPATCKSAPADKGLVDADLLSISRYLALVAVPAQRSIKSGFPKGVSPLPYLDVDPVKVAAGAAVFQTLRCASCHVAQMKTGAGDEFQELRDQTIKPYTDLLLHDMGPGLADNYAEGLASGNMWRTPPLWGIGYTERVMGSAGTVGYLHDGRARTLTEAVMWHDGEAARSRERFLALSTNDRQALLAFLQSL
- a CDS encoding aldo/keto reductase, producing the protein MRYNQLGRTGVFVSELCLGTMTFGGGEGIYQHIGKLQQDEAEQLVGRSLDAGINFIDTADVYAQGLSEQITGQALKNLKVPRDRVVVATKVFGPTGDAPNTRGASRYHIIDGVKASLKRLQLDHVDLYQIHGFDPATPIEETVRALDTLVQQGHVRYVGVSNWAAWQIVKALGVAERHGLARFETLQAYYTLAGRDLERELVPMLRSEGLGLMVWSPLAGGLLSGKYGREQQGEAGSRRTTFDFPPVQRERAYDCIDAMRVIADAKQVSVAQIALAWLLHQRVVTTVIVGAKKVEQLDDNIAATQVELSADDLAKLDAVSTLPAEYPGWMLARQGDARREQLAKARHPD
- a CDS encoding BPSS1780 family membrane protein; its protein translation is MNTHSTSSTVNAVRPQRSAGFAFSGSRGVHPSRIVDWLAEGFGLVRARPLLWVAAILGCADLATLLELVPPLRLLAALVVPVIVAALVLMQERSHNARPWSIGETLTAVNGHRSALFTIGLCGMVVVGLGHLISVAAFHTTVATSVAANGVHNLSIAYGANYGAANMLELLVTVPTLVIAAAVVWFAPALVVLRNLSPWNAMTESLHAVLRNWRVAAVYLLAIAAEVLLAPVVPPLVRGVVVTPLVAALVVLTMYGSYRDIFAGR
- a CDS encoding DUF1700 domain-containing protein, whose translation is MTQDEFIQKLRHELGNFPKQAVDEIIADYREYFSDALAAGRSEAEVVAALGDPVKLARELKAQATFRQWETRRSFGNLVRVVMSIAGLGLLQLLLLIPFMLYLFILTIGYVASAGLMVAGLVTVVALGSHHLFGWPSFDSLPFSFSSGSSHASQPAGSVSVEKNAAQQAKGKDSKDSDDEDDDDADNSNDSKTDAHLFISNLKDFKVVGDRFVLQVHSGARISVVTRVGPLELKNDDGKLKVNSVGGASSLFTVEPNGAWSIARADVIALNMKNDEDDERVSVARVGSDPKSFAWSLSDGDDHVSFVEGGSDGKAHLSLKSGSDSVVIDNDRVAIKSDDDNVIIVGPHGSGIGAMVYGFAMLVAGVVGLWLCMWLTRITWRGLVRYVRRQLDLITARLDEGQST
- a CDS encoding PadR family transcriptional regulator, with translation MKTQLKKGTLDMCVLAVLARGDSYAYELVSTLSETMEISEGTIYPLMRRLQAEAWVSTYFVESSSGPPRKYYSLTSVGRKSLTEMEEEWRSFVDEVNGVLGLPGVPTGTGETQ
- the sctQ gene encoding type III secretion system cytoplasmic ring protein SctQ; this translates as MDQVKPDETATGATARDAAATRAPASPVAPAPAALDTSPDLARLSPAAARGLTHAYASRNPVPLTLGTVAYQVVWRVDAEPVVDAHAYRFVIGPAYGTLWIDPSAEVEWLGDAADPTVPAILRAALLADLCTPLTATLQTLTRQRVELLPPAATGADTRAAWRAAAAVLYFELRRVDSPWRCHGALQFDAPDALGVFFAAPPPHPQDPDARRVTAATFAALPIPLAFELGRTSLTAHEVADVVAGDIIAIEHWRMQNQSLLCAARIPAAPAWEIVGRPAGNRLIVERIREMPLEPTQSPDAQRAQSTDADGASPVASRQFDGLAVDLTFQLPPCSMPLGELSALQPGGVIELQQGINQSVINIVANGMLIGTGHLIAVGQKLGVRVTALTPPAQHTPRERQDG